One Cervus canadensis isolate Bull #8, Minnesota chromosome 1, ASM1932006v1, whole genome shotgun sequence genomic window carries:
- the C1H17orf78 gene encoding uncharacterized protein C17orf78 homolog, with protein MDTILVFSLIITSYDATKKELRDSSCQVGPLPNLFPKDVRSIRAELIREAQAEAKRPTFVQNQTVATLQCLGSGSKVKVNLVHSGKRQKVKHILKNLRVMTVPCRNSTAPPSCHLTPAAKVQAGFLVTGKESMSTSQKAMPVPAVVEKAKEGRPATWDS; from the exons ATGGACACCATCTTGGTTTTCAGCCTGATCATTACATCCTATGATGCTACCAAGAAAG aacTCAGGGATAGCAGCTGCCAAGTGGGACCACTGCCCAATCTCTTCCCAAAGGATGTGAGAAGCATCAGAGCTGAGCTAATTCGAG aaGCTCAGGCAGAAGCCAAAAGGCCCACATTCGTCCAAAACCAGACTGTGGCTACCTTGCAGTGTCTTGGTTCTGGGAGCAAAGTGAAAGTTAACCTTGTACATTCAGGAAAAAGGCAAAAGGTCAAGCACATTCTGAAGAACCTGAGAGTCATGACTGTTCCCTGCAGAAACAGCACGGCCCCCCCAAGCTGTCACCTAACCCCCGCAGCCAAGGTTCAGGCTGGATTCCTTGTGACGGGCAAAG AGTCAATGTCAACAAGTCAGAAAGCTATGCCAGTGCCAGCGGTTGTGGAGAAGGCCAAGGAAGGAAGACCAGCAACCTGGGACAGCTGA